DNA sequence from the Raineyella sp. LH-20 genome:
GCAGGACGGCAAGTGACAGAGATCCACCCGTCCTCCACCCAGACTCAGCCGCGTACGGGCGCCCGACCGGCGCCGCCCCCGCCCCGCAAGGGTGCGCGTCCTTCCCGCCGACGCATCGTTCTGCTGGTCACCGCCGGGATGGTCCTGCTGATCGGGCTCGCCGTGCTCGGCGGCGTGTTGCTGCTCGGGCCCGGCCCCCGTCCCGCTGCGTCGTCCAGCCCCACCGTCGCGGCCTCACCGACCGCCGCGCCGACCCCGTCGGCGGCACCGTCGGCATCAAGGTCTCCGAGCCCGACCCCGAGTCCCACACCGCCCGCGGCCGTGCTCGATCTGTCCGGCCAGGCCGCGTACCAGTTCCTGTCACCGACGGGCAACATCGTCTGCCAGATGGCCTCCACGAACGTACGGTGCAGTGCCCAGAACCGCAGCTGGACCCCGCCGGCGCCGGCGGACTGCACCCTGGATCACGGTGACCTCGGCATCGACGCGAACGGGCGGGCCACGGTGGTGTGCGCCGGCGACACCATCCGCCAGCCGCTGTCCGGCTCCTCGATCCCCACCCTCGCGTACGGTCGGGCGGTCCGGATGGGCGACATGATGTGCTTCAGCCAGTCCAACGGCGTCAGCTGCTCCTCCAACCTGACCGGCGACAGCATCTTCTTGGCGCGGGAACGCTACGAGCTGAATTCGCACTGATCGATCCACCCGATACCCGACCGCGCCGGGCAGCCGACGCGACTCACACCACCCGCCGATCCTGACCACGGCCGCACTGCTCGAGTTCGAGCGGTCCCGAGGTCCGTCGGGACCCCGGCCAGAATCGGCTCAGGGGCTCGGGCTCGTCGAGACCCCGGCCCGGACGTACGCCACCACCGCGGTGACCGCCGCCTCGATCGGCATCCCGTGCTCGATCAGCGGGACCACCCCGTTGATCGCTCCCCAGGAGATCGCCGTCAGCACGCTCACGTCCTTGGCACCCACCGCCTCGATCGCCAACGCCAACGGAGCGACCAGCTCCTGGTGCAGCTGACGCAGCCGCTCCTGCTGAGCCGACCCGAGCGCCGCGACATCCACCGCCGGATCGGGGGCATGCCCGTCCGCCGCGCCCCGGAGGACCGTACGAATGATCGCCTCCAGCCGGGCCGCGGGATCAGGGCCGGCGGCATCGAGGGCCACCGCCAGGGCGGCCTTCACCTGGACGAAGGTCTCCTCCACCGCCAGCGCGACCAATTCGTTGCCCGACCGCGCGTACTGGTACACGCTGGTCCGGGCCAGCCCGGCTCGCGCGGCCACCGCGGCCGGCGTGACAGCCGCCGCCCCCTCGGTGGTGAGCAGGTCGACAGCCGCCGAGATTACCTGGCGTTCCTTCATCGCCCGATGTTCGGCGACGGTCGCGGCAGAGATCTTCGGCACCGGCACATTCTCCCACGGATCCGCCCGATCAGGACGATGCACATCACCCGGCCCGAAGTTTACCAACAGATCGTCAGCATGTTACCGTCTATCTGTCAGCAAGATGTCCCTGCCACGTCGCGTGGCACCGTCCGGGAGACTCCATGTCCGACCCCACCGCTTCCACCCCTGGCCGTCCCACGGGTTCCGCCGGGCCCGCCCCGGTGTCCGCTCCTGCGTCCACCCCGGCCGCCGCCGGCGACTTCACCGGTGTGCCCCACCGCTGGTGGGCGATGGCCGCCATCGCCCTGGGCACCTCGTTGGTGATCATGGACGCCACCATCGCCAACGTCGCGCTCCCCGTCGTCATCGACGACCTCCACATGACGGCCACCCAGGCACAGTGGGTGAGCGCCGTCTACTCACTCGTCTTCGCGTCGCTCATGCTCACGTCGGGCCGGTTCGGCGACCTGTTCGGCCGCCGGATGATGTTCGTCGCCGGCCTGGTCGTCTTCATGGCGTCCTCCTTGGTGGCCGGCTCGGCGAGCAGCCCCGAGGTGCTGCTGGTGGCCCGGCTGGTGCAGGGCATCGGCGCGGCCATGGTGCTGCCCGCCACCACGTCGACCATCAACGCGATGTTCACCGGCAAGGACCGCACCATCGCCTTCGCCATCTATGGCTCGGCGATCGGCGGCATGGCGGCCGTCGGCCCGCTCGTCGGCGGCTGGCTCGCCACCGACGCGAGCTGGCGATGGGCCTTCTGGCTGAACATCCCGTTCGGGATCGCCGCGGTGATCCTGGCCGCTCGCTACCTGCCGGAGACCCGGGACCGTACGCTGCGCCGGGGGATCGACTGGTCCGGCACCGTGCTGGCCACGCTGGGCCTCGGCGGCATCGTCTTCGCCCTGGTCGAGTCCTCCTCGTTCGGGTGGCTGCACCAGGCCGACGGCGCACTGTCGCCCGTATCGTTCGCCCTCGTCGGCGGGGTCGTCCTGATCGGGCTGTGGGGGTGGGCGGAGCAGGTCCGGCATCGCCGCGGTGCCATCGTCCAGGCCCACCTCGGGCTGTGGCGCATCGCGAACTTCCGGTACGGCGCCATCGCCTCCCTGGTGATCGCCCTCGGGGAATTCGGCATGCTCTTCGCCCTTCCCCTCGTCGCGCAGGGCGCACTGGGCTACGACGCGCTGGGCACCGGCTGGCTGATGATGGTGCTCGCCATCGGGACTTTCCTGATGTCCGGCGCGGTCCCCCAGCTCACCCGCCGGATCGGCGCCCGCCGCGTCGTCCAGCTCGGCGTCCTCGTCGAGGCCCTCGCCGTCGCCGCCCTGGCCCTCGCCCTGCCGGGCACCGCGGTGTCGATCGGGGCCTGTCTCTTCCTCTACGGACTCGGCGTGGGCATGGCGACCGCCCAGGTGACGAGCGTCTCCCTTGCCGAGGTGCCGGTCGGCCTGTCCGGTGAGGCGTCGGGGATGCTCACCACGGTCCGGCAGATCGGGTCGGCCCTGGGCGTGGCGGTGCTCGGCGGCCTGCTCATCAGCTCCCTCACCCACGGCACCCAGTCGCGTCTCGACGCCATCCCGCTGCCCCCGGCGGCCCGATCGGCCGTGGTGACGGCGGTGCACGACTCGATCGGCGCGGCGATCCCGGGGCTGCAGCGCGACCCGCGGACGACGGCGGCAGCCGACCTCGCCTCGGAGGCACTCGTCGACGCGGCGAAGGTCTCCACCGGAGTCGCCGGAGGCATCCTCGGTGTCGGTTTCCTGGCGACCCTGGCACTGACCGAGGTGTCGGCCGAGGAGACGCTGCGGCGCCGCGGTCGGGCGGAGAGCGCCGTCGACGCGTGATCTCCCCGCCGGGCGGGGTCCACGATCAGATCCACGTCGTCCCGGTCGAGGATCAGGTGATCTCCCCCGCCGGGCGGATCCGGTTCAGGGCGCAGGGAAGGACGACGCCTCGATCGGCGCCATGTCGACGCTGACCTTCATCGTCGAGCGGCCACCTTCTCCGTAGATCACCCCGCGCACCGGCGCCACGTCAGAGTAGTCCCGCCCCCATGCGACGGTGGCGTGGGACTCGTCGACCGGCCGGTCGTTGGTCGGGTCGAGGTCGTACCAGCCGCCCCCCGGCACCCACACACCCGCCCAGGCGTGTGTCGCGTCCGCGCCGATGTTCCGCGGCCGACCCGGCGGGGGAACCGTGGCGAGATAGCCGGACACGTACCGACCGGCCAACCCCATCGAGCGCAGGCAGGCCACCATCAGCTGGGCGAAGTCCTGGCAGACCCCGGCGCGGATCGTCAGGACCTCGTCGACCCGGGTGGTCACCGTGGTGGCCTTCGGGTCGTACGCGAAGTCGGCGTGAATCCGATGGTTCAACTCCTCGACGGCCTCGCCCACAGGGCATCCCGGCGGGAACGAGGGCGCAGCGTACGCGGCGATCTCGGGCAGGACATCCACCCGCGGCGAGGGCAGGGTGAGGTCGACCGCCCGCCACCAGTCGGACACGTCGCGGCGGGTGTCGGGGCGGCATCGTTCCCAGGGCTGGGCGAGGGCCGGCGGCGGGACGGTCTGTGCGCTGACCGTCAGGTCGGTGGTGCCGACGATGACCAGATCGCTGTGCGGCGTCGTGACGTGGTACCAGGTCCGCGCATTGCCGTACACATCGACGTCGGTGGCCCGCTCCGACGGGACGGGCATCACCTCGGTGCGGTGTCCGAGGAGATGCTGGCGGCTGTCCTCCCGCGGCACCAGGTGATAGACCCCGTAGCTGGACGTGATCGGCCCCTCGTAGTGGTAGGCCGTTTCGTGGCGGATCCGGTAGGTCCTCACATGCCACCCCCGCCCGGGCCCGGCGGCCGCTCGGCGGACACCCACAGCGGGCGCGGTTGCGGCGCACGACGCAGGTAGGCCTCCGCGATCGCCTCCGAGACCCGGAACAGCCGCCACCGCAGATCGGTGAGGTAGTCGTCCACGCACTGCACCGGGTTCGGGCCCGGGGCCGGGTGGCGCAGGGTGGCCGCCGGCTCTGTGGCCTGCGGGCGCAGGGCCGCAGTCGGCTCGGGGGCCGACGCCGGCGCCTCGCTGTCCGCCCCGTCGACCGACGGGACGAGAGCGGGCTCGCCGTGGCAGACCCGCCGCACCGCAGCCGCGGTGGTCAGCTCGGCGAGGTCCGCCAGGAGCCGCTGCGGCCGGCCGGCGGTCGACGCGTGGGGCAACCGGCCGAGGGCGCGCTGCAGACGTTGGACCTGGAAAGCCACCGAGCGAGGGTTGCTCGGATCGGCGACCAGCAGGTCGAGGACCGCCGCGACCTCGGGCCGTTCACCGTGCCGGCGTCGGTGGGTGACCACGCTCTCGGCCGCCGTCATCGCCGCGGTGAGCACCATCCGCTGGGGCGGCAGTGACCAACGCCCCTCCGTGTCGGCGGTCGTCCCGGCCCGCAGCGCCGGCGCGGTGAGACATGACCGCAGCAGGCCGACCACCTGGACGGCGCGTTCCAGCGCCCGGCCGGAGTCGAGGAGCTGCCAGCCCGCGTCGTGGACCATGTTCTCCGCCGTGATCCCGTTGAGCGCCAGCAGGGCGACCAGACTGCGCTCCGCCGCGTCGGCCAGCCGACTGGAGTCGTCGGGATCGGCCCGGCGCAGTTCGTCGAGGACCCGTTCGGCGCCGGCCAGGACGACCCAGACATCCGACGAGAGTTGGTCGCGGACGCCGTCCGCCGCGTGGCTGAGCCGGGCCAGGGAGCGGGCCACGGTGCCGCGCCGGGACCGGTTGACCAGTTGGGTGCGCAGCTGCCGCAGGGCACTGCTGTCATCGCCCGGGCGCGGCGTGACGGAGTAGAGCGCATCGAGCAGCACGTCGACGGCCGAGCCGGGACGGCACACCATGTTCACCTCGACCAGCACGTGGTGGGTGGCGCTGACCAGCCGGACGACGTCCTCGGCCCGCTCCGCATAGCGGCCCATCCAGTACAGGTCGTCGAGCACGCGCGGCACCATCGCGTCACTGCCGCCGATCAGCTCGGCGACCACATCACCGTCCGTGTCGGCCGTGGTCGGCAGGTCGCTGCCGACGATCCACAGGTCCTTGGTCGGCCGCCCCGAGATCGACGCCGGGCCGGGGGTGGTCGCCACCGGCTCGTCGACCAGCTCGCCGAGCCCACCGGGCAGGGCGGCGTACGACGCGCCGTGGCGGATCAGGTAGCCGGTCAGCTGGAACGGTGCATCGACGATCCGGCCGTCGCGGACCGCCGGGCTGGTCGACAGCGCCGGCCGCTGCTGGCCGACGTAGAGATGGGGCTCCTCCTCGATCCGGCGGGTCAGCTCGTCGCGTTCCGCGGCGCTGAGCAGCGGGCCCTCCCAGGTGCGGCCGGAGCCGATGTGGGCGATCCGCAGCTCCACCAGATGCGTACGTACGTGACTGCGGGCCGAGTCCGCACCACACCACCAGGTCGGCAGGGACGGCAACCGGAGCGGTTCGTCGAGCAGGGCGTGACAGATCGTGTCGTCGAAGGCCATCAGCCCCGGGTTCTCCAGGACTCCGGTGCCCAGCGAGTTGACCACCGACACCGAGCCGCGGCGAACCGCCTGGGTCAGCCCGGCCACCCCGAGGCGAGATCCCGGCTGCAGCTCGAGCGGATCGGTGGCCCGGGCCGGGACATGGCGGAAGATGACGTCGACCGGCTCGAGGCGGTCGAGCGACCGCAGCCACACCCGGCCGTCCCGGACGACGAGGTCGCTGCCCTCGACAAGGGGGAAGCCGAGGCGGCTGGCCAGGAAGGCCTGGTCGAACGCGGTCGCGGCGTGGGTGCCCGGGGTGAGCACCACGACGTGCGGGTCCTCCACGTCGTCGGGGGCCGACTCGACCAGCGCGGCACGCATCGCCTGGTAGAAGGGCGTCAGCCGGATCAGGTCGGCCTCGCGATACAGCTCGGCATGCACCCGGGACAGCACCCGCCGGTTCTCCATCGCATAGCCGGCACCGACCGGCGCCTGGGTCTCCTGGGCACGGAGCCGCCAGCCGCCGTCGGCGGCCCGGCCGATGGTGGCGCCGACCAGGAACAGCCCACGCGGCTGCGGGGCGCCGATCAGCGGACGCAGGTAGCCGGGATGGCCCATCACCACCTCGGGGGGCACGATCCCGTCGGCCAGCAGTCGCCGGGCGCCGTACAGGTCCGTGAACGCGGCCGACAGCAGCTCGGCCCGCTGCACCAGCCCCTTCTCGAGCTCGCGCCACTCCCCGGAGTGCAGGACCAGCGGCAGCGGGTCGAGCCGCCACGGTTGCGGCTCGGCCACCTCGTCCTCGTCGTCACCGACGTCGTCGCGGCGCACCGGCGCCCGATCGGCGGCGGTGTCCTCGGTCGACCACGGGCGGTAGGTGACGTTGTCGTCGGCCAGCCGCCGGTCGATCTCCCGCTGCCGAGCAGCCCAGTCGTACGATCCCTCGGCCACCGCCGCGAGCTCGCCCCAGCCGACCCGGAGCGCTCCGTCTGGCGCCCTGAACTCGTCGTACGGTCCGGGAGCGCGGTCCCGTCCGGCGGTCATCGGCGGCCCCTCAGTAGCGGTAGAAGTCCGGCTTGTACGGGCCCTCGACCGGCACACCGAGGTAGTCGGCCTGCTTGGCGGTGAGCGTCGACAGGTGCACACCGAGCGAGGCGAGGTGGAAGCGGGCCACCATCTCGTCCAGCTGCTTGGGCAGCCGGTGCACACCGACCGGGTAGGCGTCCGGGTGCTGCCACAGCTCGATCTGGCCGACCACCTGGTTGGTGAAAGAGTTGGACATCACGAAGCTGGGGTGGCCGGTGGCGTTGCCCAGGTTGAGCAGCCGGCCCTCGGACAGCACGATGATCGTGTGCTCGGCGACCTCGTCGCCGGCCGCGGTGGTGCCGGCCGGGAAGGCCCACTGGTCGACCTGCGGCTTGATGGTCGTCCGCTGCACGCCGGGCCAGGCCATCAGGCCGGCCATGTCGATCTCGTTGTCGAAGTGACCGATGTTGCCGACGATCGCCTGGTGCTTCATGCGTGCCATCTGGTCGGCGGAGATCACGTCGCAGCAGCCGGTGGCGGTGACGAAGATGTCGCCGACGCCGATCACCTCGTCCAGGGTGGCGACCTGGTAGCCGTCCATCGACGCCTGCAGGGCGCAGATCGGGTCGATCTCGGTGATGATCACCCGGGCGCCCTGGCCGCGCAGCGACTGTGCGCAGCCCTTGCCGACGTCGCCGTAGCCGCAGATGACCGCGACCTTGCCGCCGATCAGCACGTCGGTGGCCCGGTTGATGCCGTCGATCAGCGAGTGGCGTACGCCATAGACGTTGTCGAACTTCGACTTGGTCACCGCGTCGTTGACGTTGATCGCCGGCCACAGCAGGGTGCCGTCCCGCTCGGCCTGGTAGAGCCGGTGGACCCCGGTGGTGGTCTCCTCGGTCACGCCCTGGATGCTGTCGGCGACGGCCACCCAGTCGACCGTCCTGTCCTCGAGGGTGGCGCGCAGCGCGCCGAACAGTGCCCGCTCCTCCTCCGAGGTGGCCGCCGCCGGGTCGGGCAGCGTGCCGGCCTTCTGGTGCGTGGCCCCGAGGTGGACCAGCAGGGTGGCGTCACCGCCGTCGTCGAGGATCATCGTCGGCAGCTGGCCGTCGGGCCAGCGGAAGGTCTGGGTGGCGGCCCACCAGTACTCGTCCAGGCTCTCCCCCTTCCAGGCGAACACCGGCTGCCCGGCCGGCGCCTCAGGGGTGCCCCCGCCGACGGCGATTGCGGCAGCGGCGTGGTCCTGAGTGGAGAAGATGTTGCAGGACGCCCAGCGGACCTGGGCTCCCAGCGCCACCAGGGTCTCGATCAGCACGGCCGTCTGGATGGTCATGTGCAGCGACCCGGCGATCCGTGCGCCGGCCAGCGGCTGGTCGGGCCCGTACGTTTCGCGCATCGCCATCAGGCCCGGCATCTCGTGTTCGGCGAGGGTGATCTCGCGGCGGCCGAAGTCGGCCAGGGTCAGGTCAGCGACGCGGTTGTCCATGAGCGCAGATGCTACTCGGTGCGGGGCGGGGCCCGCGCATCCGCGGTCGTCCGAGGCCTCGGGGTGGCCTGGCGGCCCGTCCGCCGGTCGTTCAGTCGTTCAGGCCTCGGGGCCGGCCTGCCCGGCGAGCCAGCCGAGCGCCGCCAGGTATCCCTGGATCCCCAGGCCGGCGATCACACCGGTGGCGTAGGGCGTGACGTACGAGTGCCGGCGGAACTCCTCGCGGGCGTGCACGTTGGAGATGTGCACCTCGATCAGCGGTGCGGTGCGCTGAGCGACGGCGTCGGCGACGGCGATCGAGTAGTGCGTCCAGGCGGCCGGGTTGAGGACGACCGGCGCGGAGGCGTCGGCGGCCTCGTGCAGCCAGCCGATCATCTCGTGCTCCGCATCGGTCTGGCGCACCTCCACGTCGAGCCCCAGCTCCGCGCCGGTCGCCCGGCACAGCTCGGCGAGCTGGGCGTACGTGGTGGTGCCGTACGTGGCCGGTTCACGCGTGCCGAGCCGCCCGAGATTGGGACCGTTGAGGACGAGGACCTTCTGCATGACAGGCAGCGTACGACCTCCCCGGCCGGTGGTGTGCGATATCACCCCAGCGACGCGGTGCCCAGTCCGATCCCCAGGTAGGCCGCGGTGAACCGGCCCTTCTGCAGCAGCATCACGTAACGGGCCAGGTCCTCGCCCTCGCGGGCCTCCAGGGTGTCGCTGCGGACATCCACCCGACCGCAGGCTGCACGCAGGGCCGCCGCGGCCCGACTGACGTCGGCGTGGGCGTCCCCGTCGTCGAGGATCAGCAGGCAGGGGCGGCGGTCGGCGCTTGGCGCGTCCTCGAACGGGTCGGCGAACGGATCGGCCGGCTCGGTGGCCTCGATCACCGCCATCAGATCGTGGGCGTCGGCCGACAGGGCGGCCCGCCCGGTGACCGCACGCAGCGCTCCGGCGACCCGGCGCCCGGCACGGGCGGCCAGCACCGAGCCGCCCCAGACCAACGGCTGGGCGTCGGCCATCGCACAGGCGAGCACCTTGGCCGGGTTCGCCGACAGGTCGAGGAAGGGTGAGGACGCCTCGGCGACCATGTCTGCGGCGTCCGCGACGGACTCCACCGACACCGGCGGTCCGAGGCGCAGTTCGTGGAGGGCCGCCAGCACGACCATCACCGCGGCCAGCGGGTCGCCGGTCGTGGTGGGGACGAGGGTGGTGCTGCGCGAGGCGGCGAACTCCGCCACCGACGATGCCTCCGACGCGGCGATGACGATCCGGGCACCCCGTCGGGTCGCCTCCTGCGCGGAGGCGATCAGGGCCGGATCGGAGCCCTCGGACGCCATGATCAGCACCAGGTCGAGTGGGCCGACCCAGCCGGGCAGGCCCTGGCGGGGCCAGGCCACGAACGGCACCGGGCAGACGGGCTCGAGGACCGCACGGATCAGCCGGGCATCGGTCCCCATCGCGATCACCGCCCGGGGTCGGTCGCTCTCGGTCAGCTGGAGAATGGTGGCGGAGGCGCCGTACCACTCGCCGCGCAGCCGGGCGCCGCACTCGGCCAACCGCCGCAGTGGCGCGTCGTAGGTCTGCAGGACCTCGCGGTCGTCGAGGCGCGAGTCGTCGAAGTCCGCCATCGCCGCGGCCCTACTCGCCGCGGCCGGCGTCGCCCGCCGACCCGCCCG
Encoded proteins:
- a CDS encoding DUF6636 domain-containing protein, giving the protein MTEIHPSSTQTQPRTGARPAPPPPRKGARPSRRRIVLLVTAGMVLLIGLAVLGGVLLLGPGPRPAASSSPTVAASPTAAPTPSAAPSASRSPSPTPSPTPPAAVLDLSGQAAYQFLSPTGNIVCQMASTNVRCSAQNRSWTPPAPADCTLDHGDLGIDANGRATVVCAGDTIRQPLSGSSIPTLAYGRAVRMGDMMCFSQSNGVSCSSNLTGDSIFLARERYELNSH
- a CDS encoding TetR family transcriptional regulator, which translates into the protein MPKISAATVAEHRAMKERQVISAAVDLLTTEGAAAVTPAAVAARAGLARTSVYQYARSGNELVALAVEETFVQVKAALAVALDAAGPDPAARLEAIIRTVLRGAADGHAPDPAVDVAALGSAQQERLRQLHQELVAPLALAIEAVGAKDVSVLTAISWGAINGVVPLIEHGMPIEAAVTAVVAYVRAGVSTSPSP
- a CDS encoding MFS transporter gives rise to the protein MSAPASTPAAAGDFTGVPHRWWAMAAIALGTSLVIMDATIANVALPVVIDDLHMTATQAQWVSAVYSLVFASLMLTSGRFGDLFGRRMMFVAGLVVFMASSLVAGSASSPEVLLVARLVQGIGAAMVLPATTSTINAMFTGKDRTIAFAIYGSAIGGMAAVGPLVGGWLATDASWRWAFWLNIPFGIAAVILAARYLPETRDRTLRRGIDWSGTVLATLGLGGIVFALVESSSFGWLHQADGALSPVSFALVGGVVLIGLWGWAEQVRHRRGAIVQAHLGLWRIANFRYGAIASLVIALGEFGMLFALPLVAQGALGYDALGTGWLMMVLAIGTFLMSGAVPQLTRRIGARRVVQLGVLVEALAVAALALALPGTAVSIGACLFLYGLGVGMATAQVTSVSLAEVPVGLSGEASGMLTTVRQIGSALGVAVLGGLLISSLTHGTQSRLDAIPLPPAARSAVVTAVHDSIGAAIPGLQRDPRTTAAADLASEALVDAAKVSTGVAGGILGVGFLATLALTEVSAEETLRRRGRAESAVDA
- a CDS encoding transglutaminase family protein, whose protein sequence is MRTYRIRHETAYHYEGPITSSYGVYHLVPREDSRQHLLGHRTEVMPVPSERATDVDVYGNARTWYHVTTPHSDLVIVGTTDLTVSAQTVPPPALAQPWERCRPDTRRDVSDWWRAVDLTLPSPRVDVLPEIAAYAAPSFPPGCPVGEAVEELNHRIHADFAYDPKATTVTTRVDEVLTIRAGVCQDFAQLMVACLRSMGLAGRYVSGYLATVPPPGRPRNIGADATHAWAGVWVPGGGWYDLDPTNDRPVDESHATVAWGRDYSDVAPVRGVIYGEGGRSTMKVSVDMAPIEASSFPAP
- a CDS encoding circularly permuted type 2 ATP-grasp protein — protein: MTAGRDRAPGPYDEFRAPDGALRVGWGELAAVAEGSYDWAARQREIDRRLADDNVTYRPWSTEDTAADRAPVRRDDVGDDEDEVAEPQPWRLDPLPLVLHSGEWRELEKGLVQRAELLSAAFTDLYGARRLLADGIVPPEVVMGHPGYLRPLIGAPQPRGLFLVGATIGRAADGGWRLRAQETQAPVGAGYAMENRRVLSRVHAELYREADLIRLTPFYQAMRAALVESAPDDVEDPHVVVLTPGTHAATAFDQAFLASRLGFPLVEGSDLVVRDGRVWLRSLDRLEPVDVIFRHVPARATDPLELQPGSRLGVAGLTQAVRRGSVSVVNSLGTGVLENPGLMAFDDTICHALLDEPLRLPSLPTWWCGADSARSHVRTHLVELRIAHIGSGRTWEGPLLSAAERDELTRRIEEEPHLYVGQQRPALSTSPAVRDGRIVDAPFQLTGYLIRHGASYAALPGGLGELVDEPVATTPGPASISGRPTKDLWIVGSDLPTTADTDGDVVAELIGGSDAMVPRVLDDLYWMGRYAERAEDVVRLVSATHHVLVEVNMVCRPGSAVDVLLDALYSVTPRPGDDSSALRQLRTQLVNRSRRGTVARSLARLSHAADGVRDQLSSDVWVVLAGAERVLDELRRADPDDSSRLADAAERSLVALLALNGITAENMVHDAGWQLLDSGRALERAVQVVGLLRSCLTAPALRAGTTADTEGRWSLPPQRMVLTAAMTAAESVVTHRRRHGERPEVAAVLDLLVADPSNPRSVAFQVQRLQRALGRLPHASTAGRPQRLLADLAELTTAAAVRRVCHGEPALVPSVDGADSEAPASAPEPTAALRPQATEPAATLRHPAPGPNPVQCVDDYLTDLRWRLFRVSEAIAEAYLRRAPQPRPLWVSAERPPGPGGGGM
- the ahcY gene encoding adenosylhomocysteinase, translated to MDNRVADLTLADFGRREITLAEHEMPGLMAMRETYGPDQPLAGARIAGSLHMTIQTAVLIETLVALGAQVRWASCNIFSTQDHAAAAIAVGGGTPEAPAGQPVFAWKGESLDEYWWAATQTFRWPDGQLPTMILDDGGDATLLVHLGATHQKAGTLPDPAAATSEEERALFGALRATLEDRTVDWVAVADSIQGVTEETTTGVHRLYQAERDGTLLWPAINVNDAVTKSKFDNVYGVRHSLIDGINRATDVLIGGKVAVICGYGDVGKGCAQSLRGQGARVIITEIDPICALQASMDGYQVATLDEVIGVGDIFVTATGCCDVISADQMARMKHQAIVGNIGHFDNEIDMAGLMAWPGVQRTTIKPQVDQWAFPAGTTAAGDEVAEHTIIVLSEGRLLNLGNATGHPSFVMSNSFTNQVVGQIELWQHPDAYPVGVHRLPKQLDEMVARFHLASLGVHLSTLTAKQADYLGVPVEGPYKPDFYRY
- the aroQ gene encoding type II 3-dehydroquinate dehydratase; amino-acid sequence: MQKVLVLNGPNLGRLGTREPATYGTTTYAQLAELCRATGAELGLDVEVRQTDAEHEMIGWLHEAADASAPVVLNPAAWTHYSIAVADAVAQRTAPLIEVHISNVHAREEFRRHSYVTPYATGVIAGLGIQGYLAALGWLAGQAGPEA
- a CDS encoding SIS domain-containing protein → MADFDDSRLDDREVLQTYDAPLRRLAECGARLRGEWYGASATILQLTESDRPRAVIAMGTDARLIRAVLEPVCPVPFVAWPRQGLPGWVGPLDLVLIMASEGSDPALIASAQEATRRGARIVIAASEASSVAEFAASRSTTLVPTTTGDPLAAVMVVLAALHELRLGPPVSVESVADAADMVAEASSPFLDLSANPAKVLACAMADAQPLVWGGSVLAARAGRRVAGALRAVTGRAALSADAHDLMAVIEATEPADPFADPFEDAPSADRRPCLLILDDGDAHADVSRAAAALRAACGRVDVRSDTLEAREGEDLARYVMLLQKGRFTAAYLGIGLGTASLG